The Etheostoma spectabile isolate EspeVRDwgs_2016 chromosome 23, UIUC_Espe_1.0, whole genome shotgun sequence genome includes a window with the following:
- the LOC116673460 gene encoding plexin-C1-like: protein MESGRNFTRPEISSITPSVVSYYGRNHALLSGYNLSDVTRVKIQADMDCTPQESPVWNNTGVKLTFHIPSANSKGVVKVCVLLPDGSCHGNAAITYRSSPSCTHIVPSSTWISGKRKITLIGSHLEFVEGVMHSHAPQEVRPPKNRNNQSLTYDTPAAEKGISTSTL from the exons ATGGAGTCAGGGAGGAACTTTACT agaccagagatcTCCTCCATCACTCCCAGTGTTGTTTCTTACTACGGCAGAAACCATGCGTTGTTGTCGGGTTATAACCTCAGTGATGTGACCAGAGTGAAGATCCAAGCGGACATGGACTGCACTCCGCAAGA ATCTCCTGTGTGGAACAACACTGGTGTGAAACTGACATTCCACATTCCCAGTGCCAATAGTAAAGGTGTGGTCAAAGTATGTGTTCTCCTACCAGATGGTAGTTGCCATGGCAATGCTGCAATCACCTACCGGTCATCCCCATCCTGCACCCACATTGTACCAAGCAGCACCTGGATCAG TGGGAAGAGGAAGATCACACTCATTGGATCCCACCTGGAGTTTGTGGAAGGTGTCATGCACAGCCACGCCCCACAGGAAGTCAGACCTCCCAAAAACAGGAACAATCAG AGTCTCACCTACGACACACCTGCAGCTGAAAAGGGGATTTCTACTAGCACA CTGTGA